The Desulfuromonas versatilis genome has a segment encoding these proteins:
- the rplQ gene encoding 50S ribosomal protein L17 — protein MRHNKTGRRLGRNSSHRAAMMRNMVTSLIEHEKITTTDARAKELRKVAEKMITLGKRGDMHSRRQALQVIRDRKVVGKLFEMVAPRYKDRPGGYTRIIKLGARAGDNAALSLIELVEEEFTAKPSKKAAAPKAAAKAAAVEAPAVEAPAEAAEPAEEAKE, from the coding sequence ATGCGCCACAATAAGACCGGCAGACGGCTCGGCCGTAATTCGAGCCACCGGGCGGCCATGATGCGCAATATGGTGACCTCGCTGATCGAGCACGAAAAGATCACCACGACCGATGCTCGCGCCAAGGAGCTGCGCAAGGTGGCCGAGAAGATGATCACCCTGGGTAAGCGTGGTGATATGCACTCCCGCCGCCAGGCCCTGCAGGTCATTCGTGACCGCAAGGTGGTCGGCAAGCTGTTCGAAATGGTGGCTCCGCGGTACAAGGACCGCCCCGGCGGTTACACTCGGATCATCAAGCTGGGGGCCCGCGCTGGCGACAACGCGGCGTTGTCCCTGATCGAGCTGGTGGAAGAGGAATTCACCGCCAAGCCGAGCAAGAAGGCTGCCGCACCCAAGGCTGCCGCCAAGGCAGCGGCCGTCGAAGCACCGGCTGTCGAGGCGCCCGCCGAAGCTGCCGAGCCAGCAGAAGAAGCCAAAGAATAG
- the trpE gene encoding anthranilate synthase component I, with protein MYFPSLEQFVDLSGKGNLIPVYREILADMETPVSAFKKIDDGRTAFLLESIEGGEKWARYSFLGSGPGLVFRSSGTRFEVLEDGRILKQGDSVDPLAELRRFLEPYRPVQVEGLPRFFGGAVGYLGYDMVRFVEQLPDANPRQIGAYDSCFLLTRTLLIFDNMRQKIKVVSNVHLAPGADPAAAYRQGIREIEALIEKLRRPLEHSATKTNASLGGELSANFSREGFMQAVGRCKEYIRAGDIFQVVLSQRFSGHLDTDPFDIYRALRTINPSPYMFFLRFGETLVVGASPEVLVRKEGEQVEVRPIAGTRPRGACPEEDLRFEQELLADPKERAEHIMLVDLGRNDLGRVCATGSVEVSELMVIERYSHVMHIVSNVRGLLDGQRDAFDVFRATFPAGTLSGAPKIRAMEIIDELEPSRREVYGGAVGYFSFSGNMDMAIAIRTLVIQGDRIHLQAGAGIVADSDPDAEYQETVNKAMGVKKAIEMARRGLD; from the coding sequence ATGTATTTTCCGAGCCTCGAACAGTTTGTCGATCTTAGCGGAAAGGGGAACCTGATTCCGGTTTACCGCGAGATCCTCGCGGACATGGAGACTCCTGTGTCCGCTTTCAAAAAGATCGACGACGGCCGCACCGCTTTTCTTCTGGAAAGTATCGAGGGGGGAGAGAAGTGGGCGCGCTATTCCTTTCTCGGCAGCGGTCCGGGGCTGGTGTTTCGCAGCAGCGGCACCCGGTTCGAGGTCCTTGAGGATGGCCGGATCCTCAAGCAGGGCGACTCGGTCGACCCGCTGGCTGAGTTGCGACGCTTTCTCGAGCCTTACCGGCCGGTGCAGGTGGAGGGGCTGCCGCGATTTTTCGGCGGCGCGGTCGGCTATCTCGGCTATGACATGGTGCGTTTCGTCGAACAGTTGCCCGATGCCAACCCTCGGCAGATCGGGGCCTACGACAGCTGTTTTCTGCTCACCCGCACCCTGCTCATCTTCGACAACATGCGGCAGAAAATCAAGGTGGTCAGTAATGTCCACCTGGCTCCCGGGGCCGATCCAGCAGCGGCCTACCGGCAGGGAATTCGAGAAATAGAGGCCCTGATCGAAAAGCTGCGCCGCCCGCTGGAGCATAGTGCAACCAAAACCAATGCCTCCCTGGGGGGGGAGCTCAGCGCCAATTTCTCCCGCGAAGGCTTCATGCAGGCAGTGGGACGCTGCAAGGAATACATCCGCGCCGGGGACATCTTCCAAGTCGTGCTCTCCCAGCGCTTCTCCGGGCATCTGGACACCGATCCCTTCGATATCTACCGGGCCCTGCGCACCATCAATCCTTCCCCTTACATGTTTTTCCTGCGCTTCGGCGAGACCCTGGTGGTGGGGGCCTCTCCGGAGGTGCTGGTCCGCAAGGAGGGGGAGCAGGTCGAGGTGCGGCCCATCGCCGGAACCCGGCCGCGGGGCGCATGCCCCGAGGAGGACCTGCGCTTCGAACAGGAACTGCTGGCCGACCCTAAAGAGCGCGCCGAACATATCATGCTGGTCGACCTGGGGCGCAACGATCTCGGCCGGGTCTGTGCCACCGGCAGCGTCGAAGTCAGCGAGCTGATGGTGATCGAACGCTACTCGCACGTCATGCACATTGTCTCCAACGTGCGCGGGCTGCTCGACGGCCAGCGGGACGCCTTCGATGTTTTCCGCGCGACCTTTCCCGCCGGGACGCTCAGTGGTGCGCCCAAGATCAGGGCCATGGAGATCATCGACGAACTCGAGCCGAGCCGGCGCGAGGTCTACGGCGGGGCGGTGGGCTACTTCTCTTTTTCCGGCAACATGGACATGGCCATCGCCATCCGCACCCTGGTGATCCAGGGGGATCGGATCCATCTGCAGGCCGGGGCGGGAATTGTCGCCGACTCGGACCCGGACGCCGAGTATCAGGAAACGGTGAACAAGGCGATGGGGGTCAAAAAGGCGATCGAAATGGCGCGCAGGGGATTGGACTGA
- the trpB gene encoding tryptophan synthase subunit beta has product MTYRFPDDKGHFGQFGGRYVAETLMPSLVELEQAYQQALADPGFQQEVDYYLNHYVGRPSPLYYAGRLTEKLGGARIYLKREDLNHTGAHKVNNTVGQVLLARRMGKNRVIAETGAGQHGVATATVAALFGMECEIFMGKEDIRRQALNVFRMKLLGAKVHSVTSGTATLKDAMNEALRHWVTHVRDTFYIIGTVAGPHPYPMLVRDFQAVIGREARQQILELEGRLPDVAVACIGGGSNAMGLFYPFLEDRQVRLVGVEAAGLGVGTGKHAASISAGSVGVLHGNKTFLLQDDEGQIEHAHSISAGLDYPGVGPEHAHLHEIGRAEYVSVTDAEALEAFQLLTRQEGIIPALESSHAIAHVVKLAPTMARDQVIVVCLSGRGDKDIHTVAEAMGVEF; this is encoded by the coding sequence ATGACCTACCGTTTTCCCGATGACAAGGGGCACTTCGGCCAGTTCGGCGGCCGCTACGTGGCAGAAACGCTGATGCCCTCGCTGGTGGAGCTGGAGCAGGCCTACCAGCAGGCTCTGGCCGACCCCGGCTTCCAGCAGGAGGTCGACTACTACCTCAACCACTACGTCGGCCGCCCGAGTCCCCTCTACTACGCCGGTCGGCTGACCGAAAAGCTCGGTGGGGCGCGCATCTATCTCAAGCGTGAGGACCTCAACCACACCGGCGCCCACAAGGTCAACAACACCGTCGGCCAGGTACTGCTGGCGCGGCGGATGGGCAAGAATCGCGTCATCGCCGAAACCGGTGCCGGGCAGCACGGGGTGGCCACCGCCACCGTCGCGGCGCTGTTCGGCATGGAGTGCGAGATCTTCATGGGCAAGGAGGACATTCGCCGTCAGGCCCTCAACGTTTTTCGCATGAAGCTGCTCGGCGCCAAGGTGCACAGCGTCACCAGCGGCACGGCCACCCTCAAGGACGCCATGAACGAGGCCCTGCGCCACTGGGTCACCCACGTGCGCGACACCTTCTACATCATCGGCACCGTCGCCGGCCCCCACCCCTACCCGATGCTGGTGCGCGATTTTCAGGCGGTGATCGGCCGCGAGGCCCGGCAGCAGATCCTCGAGCTCGAGGGGCGCCTGCCCGACGTGGCGGTGGCCTGCATCGGCGGCGGCTCCAACGCCATGGGGCTGTTCTACCCCTTTCTCGAAGACCGCCAGGTGCGCCTGGTGGGAGTCGAGGCGGCCGGGCTCGGCGTCGGCACGGGCAAACACGCGGCGAGCATCAGCGCCGGCTCCGTGGGCGTTCTGCACGGCAACAAGACCTTTCTGCTACAAGACGACGAGGGGCAGATCGAGCATGCCCATTCCATCTCCGCCGGCCTCGACTACCCCGGGGTCGGACCCGAGCATGCCCATCTGCACGAGATCGGCCGGGCCGAGTACGTCTCGGTGACCGATGCCGAGGCGCTCGAGGCCTTTCAATTGCTCACCCGGCAGGAGGGGATCATCCCCGCCCTGGAGAGTTCCCACGCCATCGCCCACGTGGTCAAGCTGGCACCGACCATGGCCAGGGACCAGGTGATCGTGGTCTGCCTTTCCGGCAGGGGCGACAAGGACATCCACACCGTGGCCGAGGCCATGGGCGTGGAATTCTAA
- the trpD gene encoding anthranilate phosphoribosyltransferase: MIKEAIAKVVERIDLSEAEMVDVMDQVMGGEATPAQISAFITALRMKGETVAEITGAARVMRARATPIRVGRVVGLDRDEINLDRETILDTCGTGGSGTKSFNISTTVAFVVAACGAKVAKHGNRSISSACGSADVLERLGVSLELSPVQVEACINQLGVGFLFAPALHGAMKHAIGPRREIGIRTIFNILGPLTNPAGADRQVLGVYREDLVETLARVLSQMGCRRGFVVHGMDGMDEVTLTGPTRVGEIRDSEVNFYTIDPEDFGLSRCSLSDLQGGDAERNAEIVREVLSGQAGPKREVVLLNSAFALVAAGLAEDVPAGLQRAAGAIDGGQALAKLEALVKMSREC; the protein is encoded by the coding sequence ATGATCAAAGAGGCGATTGCCAAGGTGGTTGAACGGATCGACCTGAGCGAAGCGGAGATGGTCGACGTCATGGATCAGGTCATGGGTGGCGAGGCGACTCCAGCCCAGATCAGCGCCTTTATCACCGCGCTGCGCATGAAGGGCGAAACCGTGGCGGAGATCACCGGTGCCGCCCGGGTCATGCGTGCCCGCGCCACGCCGATCCGGGTCGGCAGGGTGGTGGGCCTCGACCGGGATGAGATCAACCTTGACCGCGAGACCATCCTCGATACCTGCGGCACCGGCGGCAGCGGCACCAAGAGTTTCAACATCTCCACCACCGTGGCCTTCGTGGTCGCCGCCTGCGGCGCCAAGGTGGCCAAGCACGGCAACCGCAGCATCTCCTCGGCCTGCGGCAGCGCCGATGTGCTCGAGCGCCTCGGGGTAAGCCTCGAGCTGAGCCCTGTCCAGGTCGAGGCCTGCATCAACCAACTCGGCGTTGGCTTCCTGTTTGCCCCCGCCCTGCACGGCGCCATGAAGCATGCCATCGGCCCGCGCCGGGAGATCGGCATCCGCACCATCTTCAATATCCTCGGCCCCCTCACCAACCCCGCAGGCGCCGACCGCCAGGTGCTGGGTGTCTACCGCGAGGACCTGGTCGAAACCCTGGCCCGGGTGCTCAGCCAGATGGGGTGCCGGCGCGGCTTCGTGGTGCACGGCATGGACGGCATGGACGAGGTGACCTTGACCGGGCCGACGCGGGTCGGCGAAATTCGCGACAGCGAGGTCAACTTCTATACCATCGACCCCGAAGACTTCGGCCTGAGCCGCTGCTCGCTGAGTGACCTGCAGGGGGGGGACGCCGAGCGCAACGCGGAGATCGTCCGCGAGGTGCTCTCCGGGCAGGCCGGTCCCAAACGCGAGGTCGTCCTGCTCAACAGCGCTTTCGCCCTGGTTGCCGCCGGGCTTGCCGAGGACGTCCCCGCCGGACTGCAGAGGGCGGCAGGGGCCATCGACGGCGGCCAGGCCCTGGCCAAACTGGAAGCCCTGGTGAAAATGAGCCGGGAGTGCTGA
- a CDS encoding TrpB-like pyridoxal phosphate-dependent enzyme, translating to MQTKILLEESQIPKQWYNVIPDLPGPLAPVINPRTLKPVTPDDLTPIFPMAIIEQEVSTQRWIDIPEPVREIYRLWRPSPLFRARRLEQALGTPAKIYYKYEGVSPAGSHKPNSAIPQAYYNKQAGIRRLATETGAGQWGSSLALACSMFGLECTIYMVKVSCTQKPYRKSLMELWGGKVIPSPSEFTNAGRSILAQDPSSPGSLGIAISEAVEDAASHADTNYALGSVLNHVCLHQTVIGLEAKEQLKIAGDYPDVVIGCCGGGSNFGGVAFPFLADRAAGRQVRCLAVEPASCPTLTKGVYAFDYGDTAKMAPIAKMYTLGHDFMPPGIHAGGLRYHGDSPLVSQLYHFGQIEARAYRQNACFEGAVLFARHEGIVPAPESSHAVRAAIDEAVLAKEEGKERTILFCLSGHGQLDMAAYDSFLSGNLEDYEYPEESIRKSLANLPEVE from the coding sequence TTGCAGACCAAGATCCTTCTGGAGGAGAGCCAGATCCCCAAACAGTGGTACAACGTGATCCCCGACCTGCCGGGTCCGCTCGCTCCGGTGATCAACCCCCGGACTCTCAAGCCGGTGACCCCCGATGACCTGACCCCGATCTTCCCCATGGCGATCATCGAGCAGGAGGTTTCCACCCAGCGCTGGATCGACATCCCCGAGCCGGTCCGGGAGATCTACCGGCTTTGGCGTCCATCTCCCCTGTTCCGGGCCCGACGCCTCGAGCAGGCCCTGGGCACCCCGGCCAAAATCTACTACAAGTACGAAGGGGTTTCACCCGCCGGCTCGCACAAGCCCAACAGCGCCATCCCCCAGGCCTATTACAACAAGCAGGCCGGGATTCGCCGGCTGGCCACCGAGACCGGCGCCGGGCAGTGGGGGAGCTCGCTGGCGCTGGCCTGCAGCATGTTCGGCCTGGAGTGCACCATCTACATGGTCAAGGTCTCCTGCACGCAGAAGCCCTACCGCAAGAGCCTGATGGAACTCTGGGGCGGCAAGGTGATCCCGTCCCCCTCCGAGTTCACCAATGCCGGGCGCAGCATCCTGGCCCAGGATCCAAGCAGTCCCGGCAGCCTGGGAATCGCCATCTCCGAGGCGGTGGAGGACGCTGCCAGCCACGCCGACACCAACTACGCGCTGGGCAGCGTGCTCAACCATGTCTGCCTGCACCAGACGGTGATCGGCCTCGAGGCCAAGGAGCAGCTCAAGATCGCCGGCGATTATCCCGATGTGGTCATCGGCTGCTGCGGCGGCGGCTCCAACTTCGGCGGGGTCGCCTTCCCCTTTCTGGCCGACCGTGCCGCCGGACGCCAGGTGCGCTGCCTGGCGGTGGAGCCGGCATCCTGCCCGACCCTGACCAAGGGCGTGTATGCCTTTGATTACGGCGATACCGCCAAGATGGCGCCCATCGCCAAGATGTACACCCTGGGCCACGACTTCATGCCGCCGGGTATTCACGCCGGCGGGCTGCGCTACCACGGCGATTCGCCGCTGGTCTCCCAGCTCTACCACTTCGGGCAGATCGAGGCCAGGGCCTACCGGCAGAACGCCTGCTTCGAAGGGGCGGTGTTGTTCGCCCGCCACGAGGGGATCGTGCCGGCGCCGGAGTCCTCCCACGCGGTGCGTGCCGCCATCGACGAGGCGGTGCTGGCCAAGGAGGAAGGGAAGGAGAGGACCATCCTGTTCTGCCTCTCGGGGCATGGCCAACTCGACATGGCCGCCTACGATTCCTTTCTGTCGGGTAACCTCGAGGACTACGAGTATCCCGAGGAGAGCATCCGCAAGTCGCTGGCCAACCTGCCCGAGGTTGAATAA
- the trpC gene encoding indole-3-glycerol phosphate synthase TrpC, translating to MILDQILEHKQQEVAQAKALVSLERLREALAGLPAPRGFARALRTQAQGGTAIIAEVKKGSPSKGVIRPDFDPLAIARGYERAGACCLSVLTDSRFFLGELAYLSRIAEAVRLPLLRKEFIIDPYQIVEARVHGADAVLLIAAALDLETLGRFSEIAGELGLDVLLEVHDEAELEMALQLPVELIGINNRNLKTFRTDLGTTERLLGMIPSERLVVSESGIGSRADIRRLQAAGARAFLIGESLMREADFEAKLHSLLVD from the coding sequence ATGATTCTCGATCAGATACTCGAACACAAGCAGCAGGAGGTGGCCCAGGCCAAGGCCCTGGTTTCCCTTGAGCGGCTGCGCGAAGCGCTGGCCGGGCTGCCGGCACCCCGCGGCTTCGCGCGGGCGCTGCGGACCCAGGCGCAGGGCGGCACCGCCATCATCGCCGAGGTGAAAAAAGGGTCGCCCTCCAAGGGGGTGATCCGGCCCGATTTCGATCCGCTGGCCATTGCCCGCGGCTACGAGCGGGCCGGGGCCTGCTGCCTGTCGGTGCTCACCGACAGCCGGTTCTTTCTCGGCGAACTCGCCTATCTCTCGCGGATTGCCGAAGCGGTGCGCTTGCCGCTGCTGCGCAAGGAATTCATCATCGACCCCTACCAGATCGTCGAGGCCCGGGTGCACGGGGCCGATGCGGTGCTGCTGATCGCCGCCGCCCTCGACCTCGAGACCCTCGGCCGCTTCAGCGAAATTGCAGGAGAGCTCGGCCTCGATGTGCTGCTCGAGGTTCACGACGAGGCGGAACTGGAGATGGCGCTGCAGCTTCCCGTCGAGCTGATCGGCATCAACAACCGCAACCTGAAGACCTTCCGGACCGACCTTGGCACCACCGAGCGGCTGCTCGGCATGATCCCCTCCGAACGCCTGGTGGTCTCCGAGAGCGGCATCGGCAGCCGCGCAGATATCCGGCGACTGCAGGCCGCTGGGGCCCGGGCTTTTCTCATCGGCGAGAGTCTGATGCGCGAGGCGGATTTCGAAGCCAAACTGCATTCCCTGTTAGTCGACTGA
- a CDS encoding DEAD/DEAH box helicase, with protein MKFTELALPEQVMRGIENMGFTDLTPVQEESIPLALDGRDVAAQAQTGTGKTAAFLISLFTRLLKQPAETSGDPRALILAPTRELVVQICEDAKGLGIGCPFKVQPIFGGVDYDKQRQALQAGVDVIVATPGRLIDYAKQRVFSFKRIEALVIDEADRMFDMGFIRDLRYILRKLPPFENRQTMLFSATLSTRVMELAYEFMDLAEKVSIQPEQVTAERVEQILYHAARREKFPLLLGLMKKEPGADRVLVFVNTKREAEHLTERLKANEFKAAVISGDIPQRKRMRILDDFKEGKLRFLVATDVASRGIHIEGVTHVVNYDLPQDAEDYVHRIGRTARAGAVGKAISFADEDLVFHLPDIEEYIGRKIPSDFPHEDDLVWDYKRTTPRKKAPTPEKKGGGEKKPARRRPRRRSQGGRGPEKA; from the coding sequence ATGAAATTTACCGAACTGGCACTGCCCGAACAGGTCATGCGGGGCATCGAAAACATGGGATTCACCGACCTGACCCCGGTCCAGGAGGAGTCGATCCCCCTGGCCCTGGACGGGCGGGACGTGGCCGCCCAGGCCCAAACCGGCACCGGCAAGACCGCGGCGTTTCTCATCTCCCTGTTCACCCGCCTGCTGAAACAGCCGGCTGAAACCTCCGGGGATCCCCGCGCCCTGATCCTGGCCCCCACCCGGGAGCTGGTCGTGCAGATCTGCGAAGACGCCAAGGGGCTCGGCATCGGCTGCCCCTTCAAGGTTCAGCCGATCTTCGGCGGCGTCGACTACGACAAGCAGCGCCAGGCACTCCAGGCGGGGGTCGATGTCATCGTCGCCACCCCGGGGCGGCTGATCGATTACGCCAAGCAGCGGGTCTTTTCCTTCAAGCGCATCGAGGCGCTGGTGATTGACGAAGCCGACCGCATGTTCGACATGGGCTTCATCCGCGACCTGCGCTACATCCTGCGCAAGCTCCCGCCCTTCGAAAATCGGCAGACCATGCTGTTCTCGGCCACGCTCTCCACCCGGGTCATGGAGCTGGCCTACGAATTCATGGATCTGGCGGAAAAGGTCTCCATCCAGCCCGAGCAGGTGACCGCCGAGCGCGTCGAGCAGATCCTCTACCATGCGGCGCGGCGCGAGAAGTTTCCGCTGCTGCTCGGCCTGATGAAAAAGGAACCCGGCGCCGACCGGGTCCTGGTCTTCGTCAACACCAAGCGCGAAGCCGAGCACCTCACCGAGCGGCTCAAGGCCAACGAGTTCAAGGCTGCGGTAATTTCCGGGGACATCCCCCAGCGCAAGCGGATGCGGATCCTCGACGACTTCAAGGAGGGCAAGCTGCGCTTTCTGGTGGCCACCGACGTGGCCTCGCGGGGAATCCATATCGAGGGGGTCACCCACGTCGTCAATTACGATCTTCCCCAGGATGCCGAAGACTATGTCCACCGCATCGGCCGCACCGCCCGCGCCGGGGCGGTGGGCAAGGCGATCAGCTTCGCCGATGAGGACCTGGTTTTTCACCTGCCGGATATCGAGGAATACATCGGGCGCAAGATCCCCAGCGATTTCCCCCACGAGGACGACCTGGTCTGGGACTACAAACGCACAACTCCCCGCAAAAAGGCCCCCACTCCCGAGAAAAAGGGGGGCGGGGAGAAAAAGCCGGCTCGGCGCCGGCCCCGGCGTCGCTCCCAAGGGGGGCGGGGCCCGGAAAAGGCCTGA
- a CDS encoding phosphoribosylanthranilate isomerase — translation MVRVKICGITCVEDALHAAACGADALGLVFYQKSPRCVTPGQARKIIAALPPFITSVGLFVNAQPESISSIAAECGLDVIQLHGDEPPAACSFPPRRVVKALRVKDASSLAGAEAYPVSALLLDAWVAGAYGGTGESFNWQLAAEAATRRPVILAGGLNPDNIAAAVAAVRPYGVDVSSGVEASPGRKDPQKVAAFIRNAKQVSEL, via the coding sequence ATGGTACGGGTAAAGATCTGCGGCATCACCTGCGTCGAGGACGCCCTGCACGCCGCCGCCTGCGGGGCCGACGCGCTGGGTCTGGTTTTTTACCAGAAGAGCCCGCGCTGCGTGACCCCGGGGCAGGCCCGGAAGATCATAGCGGCCCTGCCGCCCTTTATCACCAGTGTCGGGCTGTTCGTCAACGCGCAGCCTGAGAGCATTTCCAGCATCGCCGCGGAATGCGGGCTGGACGTGATCCAACTGCACGGCGACGAACCCCCGGCGGCCTGCAGCTTCCCGCCGCGGCGGGTGGTCAAGGCGCTGCGGGTCAAAGATGCCTCCAGCCTGGCCGGCGCCGAGGCCTATCCGGTTTCGGCCCTGCTGCTCGATGCCTGGGTGGCGGGCGCCTACGGCGGCACCGGGGAGAGCTTCAACTGGCAATTGGCCGCCGAGGCCGCAACTCGCCGCCCGGTGATCCTGGCCGGCGGGCTCAATCCGGACAACATCGCCGCCGCGGTAGCCGCCGTGCGGCCCTACGGCGTCGACGTCTCGAGCGGCGTCGAAGCGTCCCCCGGGCGCAAGGACCCGCAGAAGGTGGCGGCCTTCATCCGCAACGCAAAGCAAGTATCGGAGTTGTAA
- a CDS encoding SRPBCC family protein, whose protein sequence is MLKKLAVLLVLLGVAFGVMMLTTRSSTFVVANSLGFAQSPEQIWPTLLAVEDWPRWWPGVEKAWLPQGWQRGASFELELRGTPTDQPASVSAMVEAKELAWRRPGVLGSYTLTTFKLVKMAEGTEVFLESSIHGPQAFLARITGRDEFGQYHDQVLGALRAFLERGGETAPAGLEQ, encoded by the coding sequence GTGCTGAAAAAACTCGCAGTGCTGCTGGTTCTGCTGGGGGTGGCCTTTGGCGTGATGATGCTGACCACCCGCTCGAGCACCTTCGTCGTCGCCAACTCGCTGGGCTTTGCCCAGTCGCCGGAGCAGATCTGGCCGACCCTGCTGGCCGTGGAAGACTGGCCCCGATGGTGGCCGGGGGTGGAGAAGGCGTGGCTCCCCCAGGGGTGGCAGCGGGGGGCGTCCTTCGAGCTGGAGCTGCGGGGGACCCCGACGGACCAGCCGGCGAGCGTGTCGGCCATGGTCGAGGCCAAGGAGTTGGCCTGGCGCCGCCCCGGGGTGCTGGGCAGCTACACGCTGACCACCTTCAAGCTGGTGAAGATGGCCGAAGGGACGGAAGTTTTCCTGGAGAGCTCGATCCATGGGCCGCAGGCCTTTTTGGCCCGCATCACCGGCCGGGATGAGTTCGGCCAATACCACGACCAGGTTCTGGGAGCGCTCAGGGCCTTTCTGGAGCGCGGGGGAGAAACGGCCCCCGCCGGACTGGAGCAGTAA
- a CDS encoding anthranilate synthase component II produces MLLMLDNYDSFTYNLVQYLQELGEEVEVHRNDKITVEQIAARRPRRLVISPGPCSPAEAGISVEVLQRLAGQIPMLGVCLGHQAIGHAFGGRVIRAGELMHGKTSPIFHDGSGVFRGLSNPFVATRYHSLIVERPSLPECLRVSAWTEDGCIMGLEHRELPLWGVQFHPESILTVEGKRLLQNFLEMT; encoded by the coding sequence ATGTTGCTGATGCTCGACAACTACGACTCCTTCACCTATAACCTGGTCCAGTACCTTCAGGAACTGGGCGAGGAGGTGGAGGTCCACCGCAATGACAAGATCACCGTGGAGCAGATTGCGGCAAGGCGCCCCCGGCGGCTGGTGATCTCGCCCGGGCCCTGCTCCCCCGCCGAAGCCGGCATCTCGGTGGAGGTGCTGCAGAGGCTGGCCGGGCAGATTCCCATGCTCGGCGTCTGTCTCGGCCACCAGGCCATCGGCCACGCCTTCGGCGGCCGGGTAATCCGCGCCGGTGAACTCATGCACGGAAAAACCAGCCCCATCTTTCACGACGGCAGCGGTGTGTTCCGCGGTCTCTCCAACCCCTTTGTGGCAACCCGTTACCACTCGCTGATCGTGGAGCGCCCCTCCCTTCCCGAGTGCCTGCGCGTTTCGGCCTGGACCGAGGACGGCTGCATCATGGGGCTGGAGCATCGCGAGCTGCCCCTCTGGGGCGTGCAGTTCCACCCCGAGTCGATCCTGACGGTAGAGGGGAAGCGGCTGCTGCAGAACTTTCTGGAAATGACCTGA